In one window of Brachionichthys hirsutus isolate HB-005 unplaced genomic scaffold, CSIRO-AGI_Bhir_v1 contig_916, whole genome shotgun sequence DNA:
- the LOC137912851 gene encoding TRAF family member-associated NF-kappa-B activator-like, giving the protein MERNIGDQLNKAFEAYRQVSIEKDIAKKQLQQMTEYYEGYTQKLQKQIEDQQELISKLEAKLSATRQPSGEMKGEPCNRLLEGINAYRNIQYPDIMATGAIAPNMPVNSSVDYQDMLEAFEAIQGKFRQIRSLTRRQKDHLRRFHGGNDTSNDQRFSMPIQCTDHTEEAERPFTSALRSAVDTQLPPTPLGTNHEDKDLVDSLTKLSVKFPPSADSEYDFLNSAPERHAGLTVPAKRPLSSVPSALIEEEPVELPMHFVYLSSPSPSTSLSLSQESVRGPQQPLWSPELCDAVGVGTELVTPQSSSPAKCAFCHAVVPQDQMNSHLYSHFSPKNEADN; this is encoded by the exons ATGGAAAGGAATATTGGAGACCAGCTCAACAAAGCTTTTGAAGCTTACCGCCAGGTCTCCATTGAGAAGGACATTGCaaaaaaacagctgcagcaAATG ACTGAATATTATGAGGGATACACTCAAAAACTTCAAAAGCAAATAGAGGACCAGCAGGAGTTGATTTCAAAACTTGAAGCCAAGTTATCAGCTACAAGGCAACCATCAG GGGAGATGAAAGGTGAGCCCTGCAACCGTCTCCTTGAGGGCATAAACGCTTATAGGAATATACAGTACCCA gaCATTATGGCCACTGGTGCTATTGCTCCTAACATGCCAGTCAACAGCAGCGTTGACTA tcagGACATGCTGGAAGCATTTGAAGCAATTCAAGGGAAATTCCGGCAGATTCGTTCCCTAACCAGGAGACAGAAAGATCACCTAAGAAGATTCCACGGAGGAAATGATACTTCAAATG ATCAGCGGTTCTCCATGCCCATCCAGTGCACAGACCACAcagaagaggcagagagaccCTTTACCTCGGCGCTGAGGTCAGCGGTGGATACCCAACTCCCTCCCACACCTCTGGGCACCAACCATGAGGACAAGGACTTGGTAGACTCTCTCACCAAACTCAGCGTCAAATTTCCGCCCTCTGCGGACAGTGAATATGACTTCCTGAACAGTGCACCAGAGCGACACGCTGGTCTGACCGTGCCCGCAAAGCGACCGCTCAGTAGTGTCCCCTCCGCACTGATAGAGGAGGAGCCTGTGGAATTGCCCATGCACTTTGTCTACCTTTCATCCCCCTCCCCGTCAACATCATTGTCGCTCTCCCAGGAGAGCGTGCGGGGTCCCCAGCAG CCTCTCTGGAGCCCTGAGTTGTGTGATGCAGTTGGCGTGGGGACAGAGCTGGTGACGCCTCAGAGCAGCAGTCCTGCTAAATGTGCTTTCTGCCATGCTGTGGTTCCTCAGGACCAAATGAACAGCCATCTCTACTCGCATTTCTCTCCTAAAAATGAAGCCGACAATTAA
- the LOC137912839 gene encoding T-box brain protein 1-like: MQVENCVSPASDRSKKCMNVGSGFPSSDGSELSLREHPIICASDNLERSSPQKKNSREMTNQSEADNFPDSKDATGDVQRGKLSPDLHGDIRHHFDGSAGERCIFSPSSQPQSVSAAAMFPYPSQHGPAHPAFSIASPSRYMAHHPVITNGAYNSLLTNSSPQGYTAAGYPYAQQYGHAYQGGAFYQFSTAQAGLVPGKAQVYLCNRALWLKFHRHQTEMIITKQGRRMFPFLSFNISGLDPTAHYNIFVDVILADPNHWRFQGGKWVPCGKADTNVTGNRVYMHPDSPNTGAHWMRQEISFGKLKLTNNKGATNNTGQMVVLQSLHKYQPRLHVVEVNEDGTEDSSQPGRVQAFTFTETQFIAVTAYQNTDITQLKIDHNPFAKGFRDNYDTVYTGCDIDRLTPSPGDSPHSQIVPGARYAMSSSFLQDQFVSTYAKSRFHPGMGTCPGTERSVPLGNSLLSPQQTEEPTVATPPQRWFVTPANNRLDFAASAYEAADFAGNAATLLSYAAAGVKALPLPTAGCSNRPLGYYADPSGWGGRTPPQYCGVNGKSSSVFSCWPSNTIGGRVGTNYLAEEGDSIPTERSPIGASEESKPKDITSESNWIETPSSIKSIDSSDSGIFEQAKRRRISPCATPVSETVSPLKSELLTPRECEKNCTKDIGYYNFYHHS; this comes from the exons ATGCAGGTCGAGAATTGCGTCTCGCCCGCGAGTGATCGCTCCAAGAAATGTATGAATGTGGGCAGTGGTTTTCCGAGCTCCGACGGGTCAGAGCTGTCTCTGCGGGAGCATCCGATTATATGTGCAAGTGACAACCTGGAGAGAAGTTCGCCCCAGAAAAAAAACTCGAGGGAGATGACGAATCAGTCAGAGGCTGACAATTTTCCAGACTCCAAGGACGCAACAGGGGACGTCCAGAGGGGCAAACTCTCTCCTGATCTTCACGGAGACATTCGTCATCATTTCGATGGATCTGCAGGAGAAAGGTGCATCTTTTCTCCATCCTCCCAGCCGCAGTCagtttcagcagcagccatGTTCCCTTACCCGAGCCAGCATGGACCTGCGCACCCGGCTTTCTCTATTGCAAGTCCCAGCCGTTACATGGCCCACCACCCGGTCATAACTAATGGAGCGTACAACAGCCTTCTAACCAACAGCTCTCCTCAAGGCTACACGGCAGCGGGCTACCCTTACGCACAACAGTATGGACACGCGTACCAAGGAGGGGCTTTTTACCAGTTCTCCACGGCGCAGGCGGGACTGGTTCCAGGGAAAGCGCAGGTGTACCTGTGCAACAGGGCGCTGTGGCTGAAGTTTCACAGACACCAAACAGAGATGATCATCACAAAGCAAGGACG ACgaatgtttccatttttaagCTTCAACATTTCTGGTCTTGACCCAACTGCTCACTACAATATATTTGTGGATGTGATACTTGCTGATCCAAATCACTGGAGGTTTCAAGGAGGCAAGTGGGTGCCATGTGGAAAGGCAGACACAAATGTCACAG gaAATAGGGTTTACATGCACCCAGACTCGCCAAATACCGGCGCGCACTGGATGCGTCAAGAAATATCATTTGGAAAACTAAAGCTGACAAACAACAAAGGTGCCACCAACAACACGGGGCAG ATGGTGGTCCTGCAGTCTCTCCACAAGTACCAGCCCAGGCTCCATGTGGTGGAAGTCAACGAGGATGGGACAGAGGACAGCAGCCAGCCGGGAAGAGTCCAGGCTTTCACCTTCACCGAGACGCAATTCATCGCCGTCACAGCTTACCAAAATACCGAC ATAACGCAATTGAAAATTGATCACAACCCGTTTGCTAAAGGATTTCGGGACAACTACGACAC AGTCTACACAGGCTGCGACATCGACCGCCTAACTCCATCGCCGGGTGACTCCCCACATTCACAGATCGTGCCCGGTGCGAGATACGCGATGTCGAGCTCTTTCCTGCAGGACCAATTTGTCAGCACTTATGCCAAATCTCGCTTTCACCCTGGCATGGGGACTTGTCCTGGCACGGAGCGCAGCGTCCCACTCGGCAACAGCTTGCTCTCCCCGCAGCAAACCGAGGAGCCCACTGTTGCCACCCCCCCGCAGCGATGGTTTGTCACCCCTGCTAACAACCGACTGGACTTTGCTGCCTCGGCATACGAAGCCGCCGATTTCGCCGGTAACGCGGCCACCTTGCTGTCCTACGCAGCGGCCGGAGTAAAGGCTCTTCCTCTGCCGACTGCAGGCTGCTCCAATCGGCCTCTTGGCTATTACGCAGACCCGTCAGGCTGGGGGGGACGCACGCCGCCGCAGTATTGTGGTGTGAATGGCAAATCCAGCTCGGTCTTTTCCTGCTGGCCCTCTAACACTATCGGAGGCCGAGTGGGCACCAATTACCTGGCCGAGGAGGGAGACTCTATCCCCACAGAGAGGTCACCGATCGGCGCGTCGGAGGAGTCCAAACCCAAAGACATCACGTCAGAGTCGAACTGGATAGAGACGCCGTCCTCTATTAAATCAATCGATTCAAGTGATTCTGGGATCTTTGAACAGGCCAAAAGGAGAAGGATCTCGCCTTGTGCAACGCCAGTCTCCGAGACAGTGTCCCCGTTAAAATCCGAGCTGCTGACACCGAGAGAGTGCGAGAAAAACTGCACGAAGGACATTGGTTATTACAATTTCTACCATCACAGTTAA